One Flavobacteriales bacterium DNA window includes the following coding sequences:
- a CDS encoding transglycosylase domain-containing protein, giving the protein MAKKSPEKKNKWTRYIIWMWVLVLGPILGFGALIYAVSAEALGPLPSFRELENPKSNQATLIYSSDKKLLGKYFSENRTNVTFDHLSPYLVQGLIATEDERFYDHSGVDLRGLIRAVVYVGGAGGASTVSQQLAKNLFPRQNLSLVKLIIRKLKEWVIAARLERQYTKDEIIAMYFNTFDFINNAVGIESAAHVYFNKPSDSLNLQESAMLVGMAQNPALYNPLKRPEMTMKRREVVLSQMVKNKLLTREVYDSVRTLPLGLDYRIVDHKEGPAPYFREVLRSKVTEILAQKDPKTGQYIYHDTEGNPYNIYKDGLRIYTTLDSRMQAHAEWAVTQHLGSELQDEFFKNLKKRKNSPFDSRISAKQQEQIMTLAMKRSPRYLILTGKQCANCGRRGASNVVRDKINGQPVFRCTSDDCEFVRYATDPDSIPIIFNTPTEMHVFSWKGDIDTVMTPMDSIRYYKSFLQAGLMSMDPHTGFIKAWVGGINYQHFKYDHVYQGRRQVGSTFKPIVYALAIQQGLDPCHEVANYPVIFEKDRFSLPEDWSPKNADGVYGGMISLKYGLANSINTATAWVMKQYGPQAVVSLARKMGITSPLEPVPSLCLGVADLTIYELTGATSTFANKGMWLEPIYLTHIEDKYGNVIYRFKQKREEPMSEETAYIMLNMLKAVVNGACCDPKGKWTGTAMRLRGSRPYAGIKTPFGAKTGTTQNQSDGWFLGITPDLVTGVWVGAEDRSVRFTSLYLGQGANTALPIWGYYMNKVYADPKLDISKEDFERPAKEPTRTTDCKSYKKNNDSGGFDDPFSN; this is encoded by the coding sequence ATGGCGAAGAAATCTCCGGAGAAAAAAAATAAATGGACCCGATACATCATTTGGATGTGGGTACTGGTCCTGGGACCCATCCTGGGTTTCGGAGCACTGATCTATGCCGTTTCAGCCGAGGCATTGGGTCCGTTGCCTTCGTTCCGCGAACTTGAGAATCCCAAAAGCAACCAGGCCACACTGATCTATTCTTCAGATAAAAAACTGCTTGGTAAATATTTCAGCGAGAACCGTACCAATGTGACATTCGATCACCTATCCCCATATCTTGTCCAGGGACTGATCGCCACCGAAGATGAACGATTTTATGATCATTCCGGCGTAGACCTCCGGGGGCTGATACGTGCGGTCGTTTACGTGGGTGGAGCAGGCGGAGCCAGCACCGTTTCACAGCAATTGGCAAAGAACCTTTTTCCCAGGCAAAACCTGTCCCTCGTCAAACTGATCATCCGGAAACTCAAAGAATGGGTCATTGCTGCCAGACTGGAAAGACAATACACCAAGGATGAGATCATCGCCATGTACTTCAATACATTCGATTTCATCAACAATGCCGTAGGTATTGAATCCGCAGCACATGTATATTTCAATAAACCATCCGATTCCCTGAACCTGCAGGAGTCTGCCATGTTGGTTGGAATGGCTCAAAACCCGGCTTTATACAATCCGCTTAAACGCCCGGAGATGACCATGAAACGTAGGGAAGTTGTTCTGAGCCAAATGGTGAAAAACAAACTGCTGACACGTGAGGTTTATGATTCAGTGAGGACCCTGCCCCTTGGCCTGGACTATCGTATCGTGGACCACAAAGAAGGCCCCGCTCCCTATTTCCGCGAAGTACTACGTTCCAAGGTCACCGAAATACTGGCGCAGAAGGATCCTAAGACGGGTCAGTATATCTACCACGATACGGAAGGCAACCCTTATAATATCTACAAAGACGGGCTGCGCATCTATACCACCCTCGATTCCCGCATGCAGGCACACGCAGAGTGGGCGGTTACCCAACATCTGGGTAGCGAACTTCAGGACGAGTTCTTCAAGAATCTTAAGAAGCGAAAAAATTCGCCTTTCGATTCGCGCATCTCTGCAAAACAACAGGAACAGATCATGACCCTGGCCATGAAACGGTCCCCGAGATATCTCATACTCACAGGTAAACAATGTGCCAACTGCGGACGGCGTGGTGCCAGCAACGTGGTGAGAGATAAAATCAATGGGCAACCCGTGTTCCGTTGTACATCCGACGACTGTGAGTTTGTCCGGTATGCGACCGACCCGGACTCCATACCGATCATCTTCAACACACCAACTGAAATGCACGTTTTCTCCTGGAAGGGAGATATTGATACCGTGATGACGCCGATGGATTCCATCCGGTACTATAAGAGTTTTCTGCAGGCCGGACTGATGTCCATGGATCCGCATACCGGATTTATCAAAGCCTGGGTGGGTGGGATCAATTACCAGCACTTCAAGTACGACCACGTGTACCAGGGAAGAAGACAGGTGGGATCCACCTTCAAACCCATCGTGTATGCACTGGCTATTCAGCAAGGCCTGGATCCATGTCACGAGGTGGCTAACTATCCGGTGATCTTTGAAAAGGATCGCTTTAGTCTGCCGGAAGACTGGTCACCAAAAAATGCCGACGGTGTGTACGGTGGTATGATCTCTCTCAAGTACGGTCTGGCCAACTCCATCAATACGGCCACCGCCTGGGTGATGAAACAATACGGTCCGCAGGCCGTGGTGTCACTGGCAAGAAAAATGGGGATCACGAGTCCGTTGGAGCCGGTACCTTCTCTCTGCCTCGGTGTGGCTGACCTGACGATATATGAACTGACGGGAGCCACCTCCACCTTTGCCAATAAGGGCATGTGGCTGGAACCCATTTACCTTACCCACATTGAAGATAAATACGGCAATGTGATCTACCGCTTCAAACAAAAGCGTGAAGAACCCATGAGCGAAGAAACCGCTTACATCATGCTGAACATGTTGAAGGCGGTGGTAAACGGGGCCTGTTGTGACCCCAAAGGCAAGTGGACCGGAACCGCCATGCGACTTCGGGGATCAAGACCGTATGCCGGAATCAAGACGCCCTTCGGAGCTAAAACGGGAACCACACAAAACCAATCCGACGGATGGTTCCTGGGTATCACCCCGGATCTCGTGACCGGCGTGTGGGTGGGTGCAGAAGACCGCAGCGTGCGCTTCACCAGTCTGTACCTGGGACAAGGTGCCAATACCGCCCTGCCCATATGGGGATACTATATGAATAAGGTTTATGCAGATCCGAAACTCGACATATCCAAAGAAGACTTCGAGCGACCTGCCAAAGAGCCCACCCGTACCACCGATTGTAAATCATACAAGAAAAATAATGACAGCGGGGGTTTTGATGACCCGTTCTCGAACTGA
- a CDS encoding gliding motility lipoprotein GldH — protein MKHASIIIRFMCCITLLTSCDPNRVYEENKAIEGDAWKVSEPLNFEAEITDTTQAYNVYLNVRNASHYGYRNLYMLVATTFPNEQVIQDTVQVLLANEAGEWLGSGMGDIWDSQVMWKHAVRFPMAGKYRFRLEQAMRVDPLPFIMEVGIRIEKFERP, from the coding sequence ATGAAGCATGCATCGATCATCATACGCTTCATGTGTTGCATCACACTCCTTACCTCATGTGATCCGAACCGTGTGTATGAGGAAAATAAAGCCATTGAGGGAGATGCATGGAAAGTTTCTGAGCCCCTCAACTTTGAAGCGGAGATCACCGACACCACCCAGGCATACAACGTGTACCTGAATGTGCGCAACGCATCGCACTACGGATATCGGAACCTGTATATGTTGGTGGCCACCACCTTCCCTAATGAACAGGTGATACAGGACACCGTCCAGGTCCTGCTGGCGAATGAGGCTGGCGAATGGCTCGGAAGCGGCATGGGTGATATATGGGATTCGCAGGTGATGTGGAAACATGCCGTACGGTTCCCGATGGCCGGAAAGTACCGGTTTAGACTGGAGCAGGCAATGCGTGTTGATCCGCTGCCGTTTATCATGGAAGTGGGCATACGCATAGAAAAATTTGAACGTCCCTAA